One genomic window of Leptolyngbya sp. NIES-3755 includes the following:
- a CDS encoding hypothetical protein (similar to AA sequence:cyanobase_aa:Aazo_1783) gives MITRSNSSFSQQAIRFTLSTPVQATLYVSLCALILWTVYFTTYPAVHDKVHSLRHHTLMVSCH, from the coding sequence ATGATTACTCGATCGAATTCGTCTTTTTCTCAACAAGCCATTCGCTTCACGCTGTCTACACCCGTACAAGCAACGCTCTACGTTTCGCTCTGTGCTTTAATTCTCTGGACAGTCTACTTCACCACTTATCCGGCGGTTCATGACAAGGTACATTCTCTCCGACATCACACGCTGATGGTTTCTTGTCACTAA
- a CDS encoding unknown protein (similar to AA sequence:cyanobase_aa:alr7604) has translation MPKLKLSALISAICLMSLVFYGTTGFSQAPRSTIRLTTDPPLNQLAPFEAEAEINKPPARLTLEAVDARGQSLKNARIRLQILTPPKTPWFTTDFPIVEGTKLLDIDAIAPQGTLQLQQTFPIRGTYQLLIDVTPQSANSFKPFQQTLTLSIPENWIKYRNFAILAVILLVVGLVGGWTIGGRQSIQLGEIAPKRVRLLLSGAVIVAIAALLYVNISAELAQSEMSMPMSHMIESVPKSDTPAVSQVQGLEMRLSGDKSAIVGQPAQLQVSVIDSQTKQPVPDVQLKVTTTQLENNWTAFAYEGLNDAAGQFSWQQQFFDGAPHKVEVEVSPSSNAVRKFQPFQVTQTIDVEGVAPPLWVRLIGLSYLVGIVGLGLALGLILRRQRTRLARYQIAP, from the coding sequence ATGCCAAAATTAAAGCTTTCTGCGCTCATTAGCGCTATCTGCCTAATGAGCTTGGTCTTCTATGGAACAACAGGATTTTCTCAGGCTCCACGATCGACGATTCGCCTCACGACTGATCCGCCACTCAATCAACTCGCTCCATTTGAGGCAGAAGCAGAGATCAACAAACCACCTGCACGTCTGACACTTGAAGCGGTTGATGCCAGGGGTCAATCTCTGAAAAATGCCAGAATCCGCTTGCAGATTCTCACACCACCTAAAACGCCCTGGTTTACAACAGATTTCCCGATCGTGGAAGGCACAAAGCTACTAGATATTGATGCGATCGCCCCTCAAGGCACGTTGCAACTTCAGCAGACTTTCCCGATTCGCGGCACTTATCAGCTATTGATTGATGTAACTCCACAGAGCGCTAATTCTTTCAAACCTTTTCAGCAAACACTAACGCTCTCGATTCCTGAAAACTGGATTAAGTATCGCAATTTTGCCATCCTAGCCGTTATCTTACTTGTAGTTGGATTAGTCGGCGGCTGGACGATCGGTGGACGGCAATCGATTCAGCTTGGAGAAATTGCACCGAAACGGGTTCGATTGTTACTGAGTGGAGCGGTGATTGTTGCGATCGCAGCACTCCTCTATGTCAACATTAGTGCAGAACTGGCTCAGTCTGAAATGTCGATGCCAATGTCGCACATGATTGAATCAGTTCCAAAATCAGACACTCCAGCCGTGAGCCAAGTTCAAGGGCTTGAGATGCGATTGTCTGGAGACAAAAGCGCGATCGTGGGTCAGCCTGCTCAACTGCAAGTGAGTGTGATTGATTCTCAAACCAAGCAGCCTGTCCCAGATGTCCAGCTAAAAGTAACAACGACTCAGCTTGAAAACAACTGGACTGCCTTTGCTTACGAGGGACTCAATGATGCAGCCGGACAATTTAGCTGGCAACAGCAATTTTTTGATGGTGCGCCGCACAAGGTTGAAGTCGAAGTTTCCCCTAGCTCTAATGCGGTTCGGAAGTTTCAGCCCTTTCAAGTGACGCAAACGATCGACGTTGAAGGGGTCGCGCCCCCGCTCTGGGTTCGTTTAATTGGTTTGAGCTATCTTGTCGGCATTGTCGGGCTTGGGTTGGCGCTGGGGTTGATACTACGAAGACAACGAACTCGACTTGCAAGATACCAAATTGCACCATAG